In Hahella sp. HNIBRBA332, the genomic window GTTTTTTGACGCAATCGGCGCCGTTAAATCTGGAAAAATTTGCATTCGTCGTTACAATACCGCTCAAGTGAAAGGCTTATTCCGATTCGCTTGAGCGGTAATCCCGCCTGACTCGGACGGAGTTATCAGTTTCCGAATAACTACCTCCGCCTTTGTTGCTCATTTCCATCTCTGGACTAAATTTAAGTGTGTGATGGCCGATATGGCTTTTTTACGCAAGCGCGTATGACGCATTATCCGCTTCTGGAGTTTGGGAAGTGGTTGATCTGCATGTAAATTGATCAACCAGACAGGCTTGTATTAAAAATCATCCGTTTGGCCGTTTTGAATAGGCCTAATTTCTTGTAAAAATGCAGGACCTAATTAATACTTAGTAGCAATATTGAAAGTTTATTCTAAACATTCTCAATCAACTGAGATTTTTAACGACATTTGACGCCGTCAGATAACCTCGGGCGGCGCCGGAAAGCTCGGCGCGCCACCTGATGAGGTGAAGAATTAATAGAAAGGAAAGACGCTATGGTTCGCAAACTCGCGATTGCAGTATTAACAATGTCCGCGCTTTCATCGGGGGTGGCTAAGGCGCTAGGGTTAGGCGAAGCAAAAGTTTATTCATCGCTCAATCAGCCGCTGAATGCGGAAATCGAGCTGGTCAGCGTTCGTGATCTCACCGAGAGCGAAATTTTGACGAATCTGGCCTCCCGGGAAGCGTTCCAGCGCGCCAACCTGGACCGGGTGTATTTCCTTTCGGATTTGCGCTTCAAAGTTTTATTCAAAGACGGCAAGGCCTATGTTCGAGTCACCAGCTCCAAGCCGGTGCGCGAACCTTATCTGAATTTCCTGATGGAAGTGACCTGGCCCAGCGGAAGACTGTTGCGAGAGTACGCGCTTCTGATCGATCCGCCTACGTTTAGCAGCGAGAGCGTGAAGCCCGCGCAGGTTGCGCCGGCCAGAACCACCACCGCCAGCGCGCCTGCTACGACAACGCGCCCTTCCACTTCAACGACCACTACCAGAACAACCGCTCCTTCCTCCTCGTCCACCTATGATGCGCCCTCTACTTCAGGCTCTTATGGACCGACAGGCGGCGATGACACCTTGTGGGAGATTGCGCTGAAAACCCGTCCGGACAGCAGCGTGTCTCCGCAGCAGATGATGTTGGCGATTCAGGATTTAAATCCGGACGCTTTCTTCGACAGCAATATCAACAAGCTGAAATCCGGTCAGGTATTGCGTATCCCTGACATGGAGCAGATCCAGCAGCGCAGCAATCGCGACGCCGTGCGTCAGGTCAGCCTGCAAAACCGCGAGTTTGCGGAAGGGCGCGCGCCATCCACTCGTCAGGTGGATGCATCAGGAACCGGTCGTAGCCAGACTGGCTCCGCCGCGTCGCAAACCGACGAAGACAAGTTGAGAATTATTGTCTCCAAAACCGGCGAAAATGCTTCGACAACGCCGGAGAAGGCCGGTGAGTCCACTGGCTCGCGCGGCGGCACTTCGAAAACCGCGGAAGAGCTGAGTCTGGCGCAGGAGAAGCTGGATCAGGTCTCTCGTGAAAACGAAGACCTGAAGAGCCGGATGGAAGATCTGCAGAGTCAGTTAGAGACGATGCAGCGTCTGGTGTCGCTGAAAGATGATCAATTGGCGGCCTTGCAATCAAAAGTGGGTGAAACGGGTGGCGATACTACCGCCCCGACGCTTCCTGAAGAGCCTGTTATGCCGGGTGACGAAGGCATGCTTCCCGGGGAAGAGCCCATGACGCCAAGCGAGCCTTCTATGGGCTTGGGCGATGAGCCGTCCACGATGGGTGAGGGGACGCCAATGTCTCCCGGCATGGAGACTCCGGAAGATCAAGCTGGCATGAATGCGCCCGAGACGCCTGAGCCCGTCGCCCCCGTCACGCCAGTAGAACCTGAGCAGCCTCCTGTCGCCGTAGACAAAAAGCCGCCAACGCCAGCGGTTACCGAGCCGACTCCACAGCCTGAGCCGGAAAGCTGGATCGACATCATCAAGAACAACGTGATTTACCAGGCCGCCATTGGCGGCGGCGCGGTTTTGTTGCTGTTGATCCTTTGGTTGCTGGCCCGCCGCGGCGGCAAGAAAGAAGCGGAAGCGGATGATGAAGCTCTGGATATCGCAGACCACGACAATCTGGCGCTGGACCTGGATATCGAAGCGGAAGACGGCGAGGGTGAAGCGAAAGTCGGCGGCGATGATCCTATCGCGGAAGCAGACGTTTATATCGCGTATCAGCGTTTCGACCAGGCGGTGCAAGTGCTTGACGCCGCACTGGAAGAAAATCCCAATAATCAGGAGTATCGCCTGAAACTGTTGGAAGTGTTGGGTGAAGCTAAAGAAGGCGCGCGCTTCAATGAAACCTATAACCATCTGCGCGAAGCTGGCAACACCGCTATCGTGAACCGCGCTGATGAGATCAAATCCCGGTTCTCCGACCTGGATGATGAGCCAGGCTTGTCCCTGGACGATCTGGAAAGTCAGTTGCTGGGCGGCGATGATTTCGCCTCTTCAACTGCGGACGATGACGAGTTGGATTTGGATCTTGACGCCAACTTGGATGCGACAGTTCCCAATCAGCCTTCTGCACTGAGCGAGCCTGAAGAGCTGGAGCCAGTCGAGGAAGCTGAAGATAACCTGGATATCGACTTTGACCTGAGTGAAATCGATCTGGGCGAAACCGACAAGGACGAAGTGGAGGAGGCAGAATCCTCTTCCGGTTATGACAAAGGCATTGATTACGTATCAAGCAAAGCGCCTGCTGAGGAGGAATCCCTGGAGGATTCTTTCGAGACGGCGGATGACTCTCTCGAATCCCTTGAAGAAGACGGTTTTGAGTTGGCGGACGCCGAAGAGCTGGAGTCAGACTTCGAGCTGGATACTGTCGGCCTGGACGATGACCTGGAAACGCTGGATCTGGAGAGCGACCTTAGCGACGAACTGCTGGATATGGATGCGCCAGTTGAAAGCGACGAGCTGGACGAAAGCCTTGATCTGGATATGAATCTGGAAGAGGAAGAGCCCTCCCTGGATTTGGATGATAGCGATCTGGACCTGTCTCTTGACGAACAGCCTGCGGAAAGCAAAGAGTTCACCGGCGCTGAGCTGTCCAGTGATGTGGCGGAAGAATTCGTGCAACAGGTTGATGATCTGGAAGACGAACTGCCGGACTTGAGCGCTTCCTTCGACGAAGAGCCGAAAGCGGATGTCTCAGCGGAGTTGGATACGGATCTCGACTTTAACCTGGATGATGACTTTGGCGACAAAACCATCGTGCAGCCGCAAGAGCCTGCGCCAAGCGTGGCGGCGGAATCGAAACCCGCCGCTAAAGAAGGCATGCAGGACGAGTTCGTGGAAGAACTGGAAGAAGACTTCAACTTCCTGTCCGACACCGACGAAGCCGCCACTAAACTGGATCTGGCCAGAGCCTACATCGACATGGGCGACCGTGAAGGGGCTCGCGACATCCTGGAAGAGGTTGTCGAAGAAGGCAACAACGACCAGAAGCAGGAAGCCGCTTCCTTGCTGAAGAGACTTGCATAATTCCGCTACTTTTCAATAATGCTGCCCTCAAGTATTGAGGGCGGCTTATGAATCCAACCAGTTCGAACCAGTCATTGTACCCACTTTCCAACGATCTCCTGCCAGATACCGGGCGCGTCGCGCTGGTGTTGGGCTATGACGGCTCCCGTTATCACGGCTGGCAGGCGCAAAACTCAGGCGTGCCGTCCGTGCAGGCGGAAGTAGAGGCCGCCTTATCAAAAGTCGCAGATCATCCCGTTAGTGTCGTGTGCGCTGGTCGCACCGACGCTGGCGTTCATGCGGTGAACCAGGTGGTTCACTTCGAGACGAAGGCGCAGCGCAGCCCGTATTCCTGGGCGATGGGCGTCAATCATTTTCTCCCGGCGGACGTGTCCGTGAGCTGGGCGGGCGCGGTGTCTGAAGATTTCCATGCCCGTTACACCGCTACCTCTCGCAGCTACCGCTACATCATCTATAACCATCCGATTCGCCCCGCGTGGCTTAATAGCAACGTTACCTGGAACTACCGTCCTCTCGATGTGGAAAGTATGGCCGCCGCCGGCGCGCATCTTTTAGGGGAAAATGACTTCAGCGCATTTCGTGGTTCTGACTGTCAATCCAAGTCGCCTTTTCGCAATCTGACCCGGCTTGAAGTGAGCAGGGTCGGCGATATGGTTGTGATAGAGGTGGAGGCGAACGCGTTTTTGCACCACATGGTGCGCAACATTTCAGGCACCCTGATGGCGGTGGGAATTGGTAAGAAACCATCGGACTGGGTGGCGGATGTTCTCGCTTCCAAGAAGCGCTCAAAAGCCGGGGTGACGGCGCCGCCCTTCGGGCTGTATTTGACTTCAGTTACCTATCCTGAAAAGTTTGCGATTCCTTCGTTGCGGAAAGGGCCGTTTTTTCTCGGGGCCTGATATCCTCGATTTCCCGAAGCCGCTTTAACTCGCTATAATCCCAAGCCTGTTATGCGCCGCCGAATCGCTGACTTGAACTTTTCCGGAAAACGACAACAGCATAAAAAAGGAAGAGATAAAATGAATGCCCGCAACAAGCGCGTACGCTGCAAAATCTGCGGCATCCTTGAGTTGGAGCATGCGCTGGCGGTCTCCGACGCCGGCGGCGACGCCATTGGATTTGTTTTTTACCCGCCCAGCCCCCGATACATTGATCCCGTCGCAGCCAGCCGCATTATCGCCAAGCTGCCTCCCTTTATTACTACTGTTGGCCTCTTCGTCAATCATGACGCGGAGCAGGTGAGGGAGATATTGAATGTCGTTCCCCTTGATGTGCTGCAGTTTCACGGCGATGAAGACAACGATTTTTGCCGCAGTTTTTCCCGTCCTTTTTACAAGGCCATTGGCGTAGGCGAAGAGACCGACGTCGTCGCAGAAGCAGCCAGGTATCCAGATGCGGCGGCTTTATTGTTTGACACCCATGACCCGCAATTACGCGGCGGCACCGGAAGAGTTTTCGACTGGTCCCGCATTCGTCATGAGTTGGGCAAGCCGGTGATTCTCGCCGGCGGCCTTAATCCGACCAATGTGGCGGAAGCTATTCGCACTGTCAGGCCCTACGCCGTTGATGTTAGCGGTGGCGTTGAAGCAAGCAAGGGCGTGAAGAGCATTGAATTAATCCAGGAATTTATAGGTGAGGTATATCGTGAGTACGAGGTTTGACGCTGAAACGCTGGCCAATATTCCGGACCATCGCGGCCACTTCGGCCATTACGGCGGCCGATTCGTATCCGAGACGCTCATGTCTTCGCTGTTGGAGCTGGAGCAGCATTACGAAAAACTGCGTATCGACCCCAAGTTCCAGGAAGAATTCGACTCGGATCTGGCGGATTACGTAGGTCGCCCATCTCCTTTGTATTTTGCGGAGCGTCTGACCAGACAGGTTGGCGGCGCCAGGATTTATCTGAAGCGGGAAGATCTCAATCATACCGGCGCTCATAAGGTGAACAACACCATCGGGCAGGCGTTGCTGGCGAAGTATCTCGGCAAGCCGCGCATCATCGCCGAAACTGGCGCAGGCCAGCACGGTGTGGCGACGGCGACCGTCGCCGCTCGTCTGGGATTGAAATGCGTGGTCTACATGGGCGAAGAGGATGTGCGCAGGCAGTCTTTGAATGTCTACCGCATGAAACTCCTGGGCGCAGAAGTACGTCCCGTCACCAGCGGCACCAAGACCCTCAAGGATGCGATGAACGAAGCATTGCGGGATTGGGTGACCTACGTTGACGATACTTTCTACATCATCGGCACGGTAGCGGGTCCGCACCCGTATCCCAAGCTGGTGCGGGAATTTCAGTCCATTATTGGTCGTGAAGCGCGCCTGCAGTGCATGGAGAAAGAAGGGCGGCTTCCGGACGCATTGGTGGCCTGTGTGGGTGGCGGCTCTAACGCTATCGGTTTGTTTTATCCTTTCATCGCGGATGAGCAGATCAAAATGTACGGCGTGGAAGCCGGCGGACTGGGATTGGAGACCGGTCAGCACGCAGCGCCGCTTTGCGCGGGTCGTCCCGGCGTATTACATGGCAACCGCACGTATTTGATGGAAGACGAAAACGGCCAAATCTCCGCTACACACTCTATTTCAGCGGGTCTCGACTATCCGGGCGTTGGTCCTGAGCACGCCTGGCTTAAAGACATCAAACGTGCGGATTATGTTTCGGCGACGGATGACGAGGCGCTGCGCGCATTTCACACCCTGACTCGGGTGGAAGGCATTATGCCGGCGCTGGAATCCAGTCATGCGGTGGCGTACGCCATGAAGCTGGCCAAGACCATGGATAAGGATCAGATCATCATCGTCAATCTGTCCGGACGCGGCGATAAAGACATCCATACGGTGGCCAAGCTTGACGGAATTGAATTTTAAAAAGGGTGTGACATGAGTCGAATTAAGCAATGCCTGGAGACGTTGAAGGCGAATAATAAAACAGCGCTGATTCCCTATGTGACCGCGGGCGACCCCGCACCGCAGCACACTGTAGATATCATGCATGCCTTGGTTGAATCGGGCGCTGACATTATTGAATTAGGCGTGCCGTTTTCCGATCCCATGGCGGACGGCCCTGTGATTCAGTTGGCCTGTGAGCGCGCGCTGGAACACGGAACTTCCCTGAAAATGGTATTGGGCATGGTGGAGGAGTTCCGCAAGACCAACACGGAGACGCCTGTTGTATTGATGGGGTATTTGAACCCGGTGGAGGCCATGGGCGTGCATCCATTTACCGATGCAGCCAAGGCGGCGGGCGTGGATGGCGTATTGATCGTGGATTTGCCGCCGGAAGAAGCGGATATGGCTGCGCCGCATCTGAAACGGGCGGGGCTGGATGTCATCTTTCTGATTGCGCCCACCACTACGGAGGATCGTATCGCCGCCGCTGCGAAGTTCGGCAGCGGATACCTGTACTATGTATCGTTGAAAGGGGTGACTGGCTCCAATGCCCTGGATATAGACGATGTGGAAAAACATGTCAGCGCCATCAAGTCTCTGACCGTTATGCCTGTCGGCGTGGGCTTCGGCATCAAAGACGCGGCCACGGCGAAAGCAGTGTCGGCAGTATCCGATGGTGTAATTGTCGGTAGCGCACTTGTGAATACAATAGCGACTAATGCTGAAAATCCTGAGCAGATGCGCGCCAAAGTGAAAGAGCTGCTTAGCTCCATGCGCGCCGCGATGGACGAATAAACAAGTGAGTAGGGTTAAATATGAGTAACTGGTTAGAAAAAATTATTCCGGGAATGGGAGGGGCTCAGTCCAAGCACAAGAGTAACGTTCCCGAAGGCTTGTGGAAAAAGTGCCCTAAGTGCAGCGCCGTACTCTATCGCCCTGAACTGGAAAAAAACCTGGATGTGTGCCCCAAATGTCAGCACCACATGCGCATATCCGCACGCAGACGCATCGATATTTTCCTGGACGGCGCCGACAGAGTGGAGATCGCCCCTGAGCTGGAGCCGGCGGATCGTCTGAAGTTCAAAGACACCAAGCGCTATAAAGACCGTCTGGTCAGCAATCAGAAAGCGACCGGTGAGAAAGACGCCCTGGTGGCCTTCAAGGGAACTGTCGCCGGCGTGCCGGTTGCGGCGGTGGCGTTTGAATTCAACTTTCTGGGCGGCTCCATGGGCGCGGTGGTGGGCGAGAAGTTCGTTCGCGCCGTAAATGTCTGTCTGGAAGAAAACCGCGCACTGATCTGCTTCTCCGCCAGTGGTGGGGCGCGTATGCAAGAGGCGCTGATCTCCCTGATGCAGATGGCGAAAACCGCCGCGGCGCTGGAAGTGATGAAGCAGCGTGGCCTCCCTTACATTTCTGTGATGACTGACCCCGTATTCGGCGGCGTATCCGCCAGTCTCGCTATGCTGGGCGACCTGAATGTGGCGGAGCCCAATGCGCTGATCGGCTTCGCAGGCCCTCGCGTTATTGAGCAGACCGTGCGCGAAAAGTTGCCCGAAGGCTTCCAGCGCAGTGAATTTTTGCTGGAGCATGGCGCGCTGGATATGATTCTTGCCCGCAATCAATTGCGTCGCAGACTGTCGATGCTCATCTCCAAAATGATGAAGCTGCCTGAGCCTGAATTTGAAAACGAAGAAGATCTCGAAGAAGAGGAAATGGAAATACCGGAACCGCCAGAAAACCTGGAATAAGCCGGTCTTAGCCTGATATCGGATCTCAAAGCGTAGATAAGGAATATGGAATCTCGAAGACTGTCTGACTGGCTTGACTATGTATCGCAACTGCATAGTCAGGTCATAGAAATGGGCCTGGATCGCGTTAATGACGTATTCCACCGACTTTGCCGTAACGCCAGGCTGGCGAAAACCGTTGTCACCCTTGCAGGAACAAACGGTAAAGGCTCTACGCTGGCGGCGGTGGAGGCGCTTGCTCTCGCCGCGGGTAAAACGGTGGGCGCTTACACGTCGCCTCATATTCTGCGTTTTAATGAGCGTGTGCGCATTAATGGCGTTGATGTCAGCGATGAGGCGCTTGAAGGGGCGTTCGCCGCTGTAGAATCGGCTCGCGGTCAAACGGCGCTGACCTATTTTGAGTTCACCACGTTGGTGGGGTTCTATTTGTTTCAACAGGCCAAACTGGACTTGGTTCTGCTGGAAGTCGGTCTGGGTGGACGCCTGGATGCGGTTAACATTGTCGATCCGGATCTGGCGGTGATTACCAGCGTGGATCTGGATCATCAGGAGTGGCTGGGTGATTCCCGTGAAGATATCGGCCGTGAAAAGGCGGGTATTCTGAGGCCGGGTATTCCTCTGGTCATCGCCGAAGAGGCTCCGCCGACCAGTGTGGTGGATGTGGCTGGGAAGCTGGGGTGCGCAACCTTCATCTGGCGTCAGGATTATACGCTTGAGCGTGCTGGCGAAGCGTCGCAAGCCCTGCAGTGGCGAGGTCGCCGCAAGCATGCGGACATCGTCATTGACGGCCTGAGTGATAACGGTCTGCCTATGGCCAATATGGCGGCGGCCATGCAGGCCGCCATGCTGCTGGACTTTCCGTTGTCCGAATCTCAAATCGCCGCTGCGATCGCCGGCCTCAAGGTTCAGGGGCGCTTCCAGTTATTGCGCCGTGACCCGGAAGTATATGCTGATGTGGGGCATAACCCCCATGCCGCACGCTATCTCAAGCAATGGCTGTGCGGATTGCCGGTTAAAAAGCCGCAGGTGGCGGTATTTTCTGCGTTGAAAGATAAAGATGTGGCGGGCATTGTAAAAGAGCTCGCCGGCGTATTCGACCGCTGGTTTGTCTTTCCCCTCAATGTGGATCGGGCCATGCCATTGGCGCAACTGGCGGATCTGGTCGAACGAAACCAGTCCGCGCCGGTGCATACCTGTGATTCCTTGCCGGAGTGCCTGGCCCAGGCGACATCCGAAGCGGGTTCGGATGGGCGGATCGTCGCTTTCGGTTCTTTTTTCACCGTGGCGGAAATTTTTCAAAACGGTATGATGGGAGCCGATGAGGGAGACGGTGGCTAAGCGGATCGTCTCCACAGTCTTTTAATCCATTTGGTTTTTTCCATCATGATTTCTAATTACAGTCTCAGGGTTTTTCTATGGATGGATTAAAGCAGCGTATTGTCGGCGCTATCGTGCTGGTGTCTCTGGCGGTCATATTTCTACCTATGTTGTTTGATAACGCCCAGCAGGAAAAGACATCTCAGATCATTATCATTCCTGATAAGCCGGAAACGCCCAATTTCACTATTGAAGAGGCAAAAGCGCCGCAACTAAGCACAGGCGACGCCAGCGCCGGGTCGCCGACGCAGCCGGCTAATGCGCAGACCGGCGACGCCGTTGCGGATGAAACTTCCAGGATTTCTGATTCAGCAGAAGAGATCGCCCAAGAGGCGGCGATTGCGGAAACGCATCAGTTGAGCGATTCGAAACCTGCCGCAACGAGTCCGGAGCCAGTTCCGCAAAAGGTTGTGGAGGCGAAGCCGGAACCCGAGCCGCAGCCCAAGCCAGAACCAAAACCAAAACCTTCCGTGAAAGTGGAAGAGAAGCCTGCGACGACGGTAGCCGTGGCGACGCCATCAGTCAGCGTCAAGAGTGAGACCAAGGACGCGCCTAAGGATTACAGTCTGGATAAAGACAAATCTCCTGCAGCTTGGTCGATTCAGATTGGCACTTTCAAGAATCGCGACAGCGCCTTGAAAATCCGCAATGAACTGCATAACGACGGCCATCCTGCATTTACTCAGGAATTCCGCAGCTCAGAAGGTGAGAATCTGGTCCGGGTCTTCGCCGGGCCGGTAATGGAGCGCAGTCAGGCGGACAAGCTCAAGACTCAGGTGGACAAGCGCTACAAAGTCAACTCTCTCGTCGTGCAATATCGCCCTGGGCAATAGCCCGCCGCGACAAAGCATTAGTTTTTCTGCCCCCGCCTTTTTGCTAGAATGATGCGCCCCCGAAATACGGGGGCTAATTACGCTATTTCCAGGATGCTATGATGATTTGGGCCGATTGGGTCATTATTGGAATTATTGGTTTATCCACGGTAGTCAGCCTGGTCAGAGGTTTCGTCAAAGAAGCGCTTTCTCTGGTTACCTGGGTGCTCGCATTTATAGTGGCGCGCATGTTTTATGTGCATTTGGCCACGCTGCTGGAAGGGCTTATCTCCGTGCCTTCCGTCAGGCTGATCGCAGCCTTTGTCATACTTTTCATTGTGACGCTCATCATCGGCGCGTTGCTGAACCATTTGATTTCCGCATTGGTGAAGTCCACAGGTCTGTCCGGTACTGATCGTACCCTGGGCATGGCGTTTGGAATGATCCGGGGCGTGGTGTTGGTTGTCGTTGTCGTGGCGCTGTTGCGACTGACTCCCGTCGTGCAGGACCCCTGGTGGTCGGAATCGACGTTAATTCCCCATTTTGAAAAATTGGAAGCTTGGTCGCGGTCGGTTTTTGGCGACCCCATAGCGTCTATGCTTACATAAACCGCTTTAATTTTTGCGCGAGATTCAAAGACGAGGTAACCATACATGTGCGGTATTGTTGGTATTGTGGGTAAAGCGAATGTTAATCAGGACCTTTACGACGCACTCACCGTGTTACAACATCGGGGCCAGGACGCCGCGGGAATCGTTACCTTCCAGGACGACCGCTTTTTCCTGAGAAAGGACAACGGTCTTGTGCGCGACGTGTTCCGCACCCGCCATATGATGCGTCTGGTCGGCAGCGTGGGCATCGGTCATGTCCGCTATCCCACGGCGGGCTCTTCCAGTTCTGCGGAAGCCCAGCCTTTTTATGTGAACTCTCCTTACGGCATTACGCTGGCCCATAACGGAAACCTCACCAATGCGGAAGAGTTGGCGCGCGATATCTTTCGCACCGACCTGCGTCACGTCAACACCAGCTCCGACTCCGAAGTGCTGCTGAATATCTTCGCTCATGAGTTGCAGAAACTGGGCAAATTGGTGCCGGAAAAAGATGACGTATTTGCAGCGGTCAAGGCCGTTCACAAGCGCGTCAAGGGCGCTTATGCGGTTATCGCCATGATCACCGGCTATGGCATTGTGGCGTTCCGTGACCCCAACGGTATACGTCCTGCCTGTTTCGGCAAGCGCGAGACCGCGAAGGGGCCGGAGTACATGATCGCCTCCGAGAGCGTGGCGCTTAGCGCGCTGGGCTTCGAGCTGCAACGCGACATCGCCCCGGGCGAAGCGGTATACATCGAGACCGACGGCAGTCTGCACACGCAGCAGTGTGCAGAGAACCCGAAATTGAATCCCTGTATTTTCGAGTACGTGTATTTCGCGAGACCCGATTCCATCATGGACGGCATTTCCGTCTATAAAGCGCGTTTGCGCATGGGGGATCATCTGGCGGAGAAGATTCATCGCCTGCGTCCCGACCACGATATCGACGTGGTGATGCCGATTCCCGACACCAGCCGCACCTCCGCCATGCAAATGGCGCTGAGCCTGGGAGTGAAGTACCGGGAAGGCTTTATCAAGAACCGCTACATTGGCCGCACCTTCATCATGCCAGGCCAAAACCAGCGTAAGAAATCCGTGCGTCAGAAATTGAATCCGATCGCCTTGGAATTCCGCGGCAAAAACGTGCTGTTGGTGGATGACTCCATCGTGCGCGGCACCACCTGTCGCGAAATCGTGCAGATGGCCCGGGACGCCGGCGCCAAGAAAGTCTATTTCGCTTCAGCGGCGCCAGCGGTGCGCTATCCCAACGTGTAC contains:
- a CDS encoding CvpA family protein, which gives rise to MMIWADWVIIGIIGLSTVVSLVRGFVKEALSLVTWVLAFIVARMFYVHLATLLEGLISVPSVRLIAAFVILFIVTLIIGALLNHLISALVKSTGLSGTDRTLGMAFGMIRGVVLVVVVVALLRLTPVVQDPWWSESTLIPHFEKLEAWSRSVFGDPIASMLT
- the purF gene encoding amidophosphoribosyltransferase, coding for MCGIVGIVGKANVNQDLYDALTVLQHRGQDAAGIVTFQDDRFFLRKDNGLVRDVFRTRHMMRLVGSVGIGHVRYPTAGSSSSAEAQPFYVNSPYGITLAHNGNLTNAEELARDIFRTDLRHVNTSSDSEVLLNIFAHELQKLGKLVPEKDDVFAAVKAVHKRVKGAYAVIAMITGYGIVAFRDPNGIRPACFGKRETAKGPEYMIASESVALSALGFELQRDIAPGEAVYIETDGSLHTQQCAENPKLNPCIFEYVYFARPDSIMDGISVYKARLRMGDHLAEKIHRLRPDHDIDVVMPIPDTSRTSAMQMALSLGVKYREGFIKNRYIGRTFIMPGQNQRKKSVRQKLNPIALEFRGKNVLLVDDSIVRGTTCREIVQMARDAGAKKVYFASAAPAVRYPNVYGIDMPSANELIAHGRTPEEVQELIGADWLVYQDLEDLVSCALEGNPNIEKFDCSVFDGDYVTGDVNDEYLQRLEAIRNDSSKSKREQELMMAQAPLDLHNDD